One part of the Oceanidesulfovibrio indonesiensis genome encodes these proteins:
- a CDS encoding tyrosine-type recombinase/integrase, which translates to MERVKKYTGVYAYTSTTKRHQGRPDVCFYVTIKNQGKKERHKIGWRSEGVDAAYASQKRTELLNQVRLGEQPRVRPKEGLTLQEAWILYYENHCRTNTKTPQKMFSRWKCLVKDELGGKMLSEISPLDLETLKATLQEQGKSPKTIETALALIRSIYRKAELWDLYRGKIPTDRIQWPRYDNQRQRWLTPQEARALLQEVQGRCRDPQRLFWRMCMIALYTGLRFSEIANLRGEQLNLAAGTIRAQNTKSGRDRTVFITGELEQVLTNIPMQPGHLVFPARNGGVHKEVPGLFPRAVKALGLNDGVDDRKHKVVFHTLRHTFGSWLAISGVPLFWIARLMGHSNQETTERYSHLCPDMQRHAVDCIDTAFHHGITPGLWFSLGGRQNTNPDPDGDTEPASPA; encoded by the coding sequence ATGGAGCGCGTCAAGAAGTACACAGGGGTCTATGCGTACACGTCCACAACCAAACGTCACCAGGGCCGGCCGGACGTCTGTTTCTACGTTACCATCAAGAACCAGGGCAAGAAAGAACGCCATAAGATCGGCTGGCGATCCGAAGGCGTGGACGCCGCATACGCCTCCCAAAAGCGCACCGAGCTCCTGAATCAAGTCCGGCTGGGCGAGCAGCCGCGTGTCCGGCCCAAGGAAGGCCTGACGCTGCAGGAGGCGTGGATCTTGTACTACGAGAACCATTGCCGCACCAACACCAAAACGCCTCAAAAGATGTTTTCGCGCTGGAAATGCCTGGTCAAAGATGAGCTCGGCGGCAAGATGCTGAGCGAAATATCCCCCCTGGACCTGGAGACCCTCAAGGCAACCCTTCAGGAGCAAGGCAAGAGCCCCAAAACGATTGAAACCGCCCTGGCTCTGATCCGCAGCATCTACCGCAAGGCGGAGCTGTGGGACCTCTACCGGGGAAAGATCCCTACGGACCGTATCCAGTGGCCGCGCTACGACAACCAGCGCCAGCGCTGGCTCACGCCTCAGGAGGCCAGAGCCCTGCTGCAGGAGGTGCAAGGCCGCTGCCGTGATCCGCAACGCCTGTTCTGGCGCATGTGCATGATCGCCCTGTATACCGGCCTGCGCTTCAGTGAAATCGCCAACCTCAGGGGCGAACAGCTGAACCTGGCGGCTGGCACTATACGCGCCCAAAACACGAAATCGGGCCGGGACCGCACAGTGTTCATCACCGGCGAACTGGAGCAGGTGCTTACGAATATTCCGATGCAACCCGGCCACCTGGTCTTCCCGGCGCGCAACGGCGGTGTTCACAAAGAAGTTCCGGGCCTCTTTCCCAGAGCTGTCAAAGCTCTTGGGCTGAACGACGGGGTGGACGACCGGAAACACAAGGTTGTCTTCCACACGCTGCGCCACACCTTTGGCAGCTGGCTGGCCATTTCCGGCGTCCCCCTGTTCTGGATAGCCCGGCTTATGGGACACTCCAACCAGGAGACCACGGAACGGTACAGCCACTTGTGCCCCGACATGCAGCGGCACGCGGTTGATTGCATTGATACAGCGTTCCATCATGGCATTACGCCTGGTCTCTGGTTTTCACTCGGAGGCCGCCAAAATACGAATCCAGATCCCGACGGCGATACAGAACCCGCTTCCCCCGCTTGA
- a CDS encoding ABC transporter ATP-binding protein, with amino-acid sequence MSIVACTDISKVYTQGQTEVRALDNVSLTIDPGGFVALAGPSGSGKTTLLNMIGGLDKPDAGTVVVDGRTLNDLKQSELADMRLAKIGFIFQAYNLIPVLSAQENVEFVMLLQGVSEKERHDKARAILDDVGLAGMYDRRPAELSGGQQQRVAVARAIVAGPAIVLADEPTANLDSTTGEGLLDMMHAMNENKGVTFIFSTHDSMVMEHASRLVRLKDGRIASDEVRG; translated from the coding sequence ATGAGCATCGTTGCATGCACTGATATTTCAAAAGTCTACACCCAGGGTCAGACTGAAGTACGCGCCCTGGACAATGTGAGCCTGACCATCGACCCCGGCGGGTTCGTGGCCCTGGCCGGCCCTTCCGGCTCGGGCAAGACCACTCTGCTCAACATGATCGGCGGGTTGGACAAACCGGACGCAGGCACCGTGGTGGTGGACGGCCGCACTCTGAACGACCTGAAGCAGAGCGAATTGGCCGACATGCGGCTTGCCAAGATCGGCTTCATCTTCCAGGCCTACAACCTCATCCCCGTGCTCTCCGCGCAGGAAAACGTGGAGTTCGTCATGCTGCTGCAGGGCGTTTCGGAAAAAGAACGTCATGACAAAGCACGCGCCATTCTGGACGATGTCGGCCTGGCTGGCATGTACGACCGGCGGCCGGCCGAGCTTTCCGGCGGCCAGCAGCAGCGTGTGGCCGTAGCCCGAGCCATCGTCGCAGGTCCCGCCATCGTGCTGGCGGACGAACCAACCGCCAATCTGGACTCCACAACCGGCGAAGGCCTGCTCGACATGATGCACGCCATGAATGAGAACAAGGGCGTCACCTTCATCTTCTCAACCCACGACAGCATGGTCATGGAGCACGCCAGCCGGCTGGTGCGGCTCAAGGACGGCCGTATCGCCAGCGACGAGGTGCGCGGATGA
- a CDS encoding ABC transporter permease, with the protein MFFHMAWRNLWRNTKRTLVLLAAILIGVWSLIFFTAFMMGMLDSMMNNAINTLTGHIQVHAQGFRDDPVIENVMPNAEPVEAVLERELPAGSHWTKRIRVDGVVNTARNTAGVTIVGIDPEREAGVSFFKPDALMAGEMFAADDPYAIIVGHALAEDFETDVGKKMVLMAQDADGEIASRAFRIHGVFVAELDATEKGFVFVSVPAAREMLGLENAISEFAILLPDIEQSESVAANISQALQRQDPSTNYEVHTWKELLPLISAYLGNVDTYMYLWYLVVFIAMGFGIVNTILMAVLERIREFGLLKALGMKPWWIVRLVLAEALLLLVIGMAGGNILGFASVAALAETGIDFSAFARGSEYFGMSRVVYPVVTINSVVSANLLVFVLGALVSVYPAVKAARFTPVEALTHT; encoded by the coding sequence ATGTTCTTCCACATGGCCTGGCGCAATCTCTGGCGCAATACAAAACGCACGCTCGTACTGCTCGCGGCCATTCTCATCGGCGTGTGGAGCCTCATCTTTTTCACCGCCTTCATGATGGGCATGCTCGACAGCATGATGAACAACGCCATCAATACCCTGACCGGCCACATCCAGGTGCACGCGCAGGGCTTCCGGGACGACCCGGTCATCGAAAACGTCATGCCGAACGCAGAGCCGGTGGAAGCGGTTCTGGAACGCGAACTTCCGGCGGGCAGCCACTGGACTAAACGCATCCGGGTCGACGGCGTGGTGAATACGGCCCGTAACACGGCTGGCGTCACCATCGTGGGCATCGACCCGGAACGCGAGGCCGGGGTCTCCTTCTTCAAGCCGGATGCCCTGATGGCCGGCGAGATGTTCGCGGCGGACGATCCCTACGCCATCATCGTGGGCCATGCCCTGGCCGAGGACTTCGAGACCGATGTGGGCAAGAAAATGGTGCTCATGGCCCAGGACGCCGACGGCGAGATCGCATCCCGCGCGTTCCGCATCCACGGCGTATTCGTTGCGGAACTGGACGCCACGGAAAAGGGCTTCGTCTTCGTCTCCGTCCCGGCGGCGCGTGAGATGCTCGGCCTGGAGAACGCAATCTCCGAGTTCGCGATCCTCCTGCCTGACATCGAACAGAGCGAATCCGTGGCCGCGAACATTTCACAAGCTCTCCAACGGCAGGATCCGTCCACGAACTACGAGGTCCATACCTGGAAGGAGCTGCTGCCGCTCATTTCCGCCTATCTCGGCAACGTGGATACGTACATGTACCTCTGGTACCTCGTGGTCTTCATCGCCATGGGGTTCGGCATCGTGAACACCATCCTCATGGCCGTGCTGGAGCGCATCCGCGAGTTCGGGCTGCTCAAGGCGCTGGGCATGAAGCCGTGGTGGATCGTACGGCTCGTGCTTGCCGAGGCGTTGCTTCTGCTGGTCATTGGCATGGCCGGCGGCAACATTCTGGGATTCGCCAGCGTTGCCGCCCTGGCCGAAACGGGCATCGACTTTTCGGCCTTCGCGCGAGGCTCGGAGTACTTCGGCATGTCGCGGGTGGTCTATCCCGTGGTCACCATCAACAGCGTGGTGTCCGCCAACCTGCTGGTCTTCGTGCTGGGCGCGCTCGTCAGCGTGTACCCGGCCGTGAAGGCCGCGCGCTTCACCCCGGTTGAAGCCCTGACCCACACCTGA
- a CDS encoding ABC transporter permease, which translates to MSIESRMGWRNIWRNPRRSVLTMTAIAFAVALLVFMLAFQMGTYDAMIGNAVAIRTGHMQIQAEKYHDEGKMWQVVEDPAAVADVLDSIPRVAAYTARANGFALLSSEERTYGGMVVGIDPEAEARVSTLKTLIREGEYLEPDDGNQALVGRLLAKNLKIGLGDELVVLGNGRDGSIAAMVYTIKGIYSSGQDEFDRASIQVPLAHFQETFSMRGAVHEIVVLADSLDAAGDVRKELSSTLGEIENEPPLVALSWDELLPGLKESITLDFVSGIIMYLMLTVVVAFSILNTFLMAVFERTREFGVLMALGARPGRLTRLLLIESTFLTLAGLVAGLALGVGVTLFFQSHGIPLGESIRDMVQQYGIPERLYPKLNMVALTVGPGIVLVITFITALFPALKVRSINPVEALPTV; encoded by the coding sequence GTGTCCATCGAATCGCGGATGGGCTGGCGCAACATCTGGCGGAACCCGCGCCGGTCCGTGCTCACCATGACGGCAATCGCCTTTGCCGTGGCGCTGCTCGTATTCATGCTCGCATTTCAGATGGGCACGTACGACGCCATGATAGGCAACGCCGTGGCCATCCGCACGGGCCACATGCAGATCCAGGCGGAAAAATACCACGACGAAGGCAAAATGTGGCAGGTGGTGGAAGACCCGGCAGCCGTGGCCGACGTGTTGGATTCCATCCCCCGGGTGGCGGCCTACACCGCCCGTGCCAACGGCTTCGCCCTGCTCTCCTCTGAAGAGCGCACCTACGGCGGCATGGTCGTAGGCATAGACCCCGAGGCCGAAGCCCGCGTCTCCACTCTGAAAACGCTCATCCGCGAAGGCGAGTACCTGGAACCGGACGACGGCAACCAGGCGTTGGTGGGCCGACTGCTGGCCAAGAACCTCAAGATCGGCCTCGGCGACGAACTCGTAGTGCTGGGCAATGGCCGGGACGGCTCCATCGCCGCCATGGTCTACACTATCAAGGGCATCTATTCCTCGGGCCAGGACGAGTTCGACCGCGCATCCATCCAGGTGCCGCTTGCGCACTTCCAGGAGACGTTCAGCATGCGCGGAGCCGTGCACGAGATTGTGGTGCTGGCCGACTCCCTGGATGCGGCAGGGGACGTACGAAAGGAATTGTCCAGCACACTGGGCGAAATCGAAAATGAGCCGCCCCTTGTCGCCCTGAGCTGGGACGAGCTCTTGCCCGGACTCAAGGAGTCCATCACACTGGACTTCGTGAGCGGTATCATCATGTACCTCATGCTCACCGTGGTCGTGGCCTTCAGCATCCTCAACACCTTCCTCATGGCCGTGTTCGAGCGCACCCGCGAGTTCGGCGTGCTCATGGCCCTGGGCGCGCGGCCCGGCCGGCTCACCCGGCTGCTGCTCATCGAATCCACCTTCCTCACCCTGGCCGGCCTCGTTGCCGGCCTCGCTCTCGGCGTAGGCGTTACCCTGTTCTTCCAATCCCACGGCATCCCGCTGGGCGAAAGCATCCGGGACATGGTCCAGCAGTACGGCATTCCGGAACGGCTCTACCCCAAGCTCAATATGGTTGCGCTTACCGTCGGCCCGGGCATCGTCCTGGTCATCACTTTCATCACGGCGCTTTTCCCGGCGCTCAAGGTGCGCTCCATCAACCCCGTCGAGGCCCTGCCCACCGTCTGA
- a CDS encoding outer membrane lipoprotein-sorting protein: MTMRNMVALLGAILLVLSAQTARAVTEEELVQRAHDYMRGQTSVSVVDMTIHRPNWERTMTIKAWTKGVEDSIFKIIAPAKDKDNGTLKLGQEMWTYNPKINRVIKIPPSMMSQSWMGSDFSNNDLAKSDTILTDYTHEIIGEEEHEGKTVYVVESIPKPRAPVVWGKQVLKVREDDIYISQEFFDEDMESVKILEMLEINEMGGRLYPTVWKMHKTDETEEYTLLDYKELEFGVELDDDLFTVQALKRSLR; this comes from the coding sequence ATGACGATGCGAAATATGGTCGCTCTTCTTGGAGCCATTCTGCTGGTACTTTCGGCGCAAACCGCACGTGCCGTCACCGAGGAGGAGCTTGTTCAGCGCGCCCATGACTATATGCGCGGGCAGACCTCGGTATCCGTGGTGGACATGACCATCCACCGTCCCAACTGGGAACGGACCATGACCATCAAGGCCTGGACCAAGGGCGTGGAGGACAGCATCTTCAAGATCATCGCCCCGGCCAAGGACAAGGACAACGGCACCCTGAAGCTGGGCCAGGAGATGTGGACCTACAACCCAAAGATCAACCGCGTCATCAAGATTCCGCCGTCCATGATGTCCCAGTCCTGGATGGGCTCGGACTTCTCCAACAACGACCTCGCCAAGTCCGACACAATCCTTACGGACTACACCCACGAGATCATTGGCGAGGAGGAGCACGAAGGCAAAACGGTGTACGTCGTCGAGTCCATTCCCAAGCCGCGTGCGCCCGTGGTGTGGGGCAAGCAGGTGCTCAAGGTTCGCGAGGACGACATCTACATCTCCCAGGAATTTTTCGACGAGGACATGGAGTCGGTTAAGATTCTGGAAATGCTTGAGATAAACGAGATGGGCGGCCGGTTGTACCCCACTGTGTGGAAGATGCACAAGACCGACGAGACAGAAGAATACACCCTGCTCGATTACAAGGAACTGGAGTTCGGCGTGGAGCTGGACGACGACCTCTTCACCGTGCAGGCCCTCAAGCGGTCATTGAGGTAG
- a CDS encoding B12-binding domain-containing radical SAM protein, which translates to MSDKPRVLLIAASTGSRLRNRAFGMKLPLLGYPATNLALVAAVTPESFDISIVDECFEPVPYGQGDIALITGLTHHMPNVYRIADRLRAEGTRVVLCGMHVTALPEEALDHADAVIAGEVEAVWPEVLDDYLHGSLHPRYEGRPADLGSLPLPRRDLVNRKFYHPGEVIETTRGCPVGCGFCNVQNFYGARFRTRPPEQIEAELMEVFGPRPPQARWKEWIARHWHADIPYFIEKRLLYVMDSNLMSEPAHARKVCEVFRRVDLRWYGHVSFNVARNDEMLDLLAESGCMSVNIGFESLNQATINAVGKHTNRVTEYAECVRKLHERGIGVMGTFIVGFDEDGPEVFDRIADFALENQLETAFTLILTPLPGTRVYERMEAEGRITSRDWQDYDHGSVAFTPRNMTPSQLHWGMRSCWKRIYSLRGIRRRILRRPFVRPFFFLPINLGFRKCLRLIVSDSIWQPPAG; encoded by the coding sequence ATGTCCGACAAACCCCGCGTCCTGCTCATCGCCGCATCCACGGGCTCCAGACTTCGCAACAGAGCTTTCGGCATGAAACTGCCGCTGCTGGGGTACCCGGCCACCAATCTGGCGCTGGTCGCCGCCGTGACGCCGGAGTCCTTCGACATCAGCATAGTGGACGAGTGCTTCGAGCCCGTACCATACGGCCAGGGAGATATCGCGCTCATCACCGGGCTGACCCACCACATGCCCAACGTCTATCGCATCGCGGACAGGCTGCGAGCCGAGGGCACCCGCGTGGTGCTCTGCGGCATGCACGTGACCGCCCTGCCCGAAGAAGCACTGGATCATGCGGATGCGGTCATCGCAGGCGAAGTGGAAGCGGTCTGGCCCGAGGTGCTGGACGATTATCTGCATGGGTCACTGCACCCTCGCTATGAGGGCCGCCCCGCCGACCTGGGCTCCCTGCCCCTTCCCCGGCGCGATCTCGTGAACCGGAAGTTCTACCACCCCGGCGAGGTCATCGAGACCACGCGCGGCTGCCCGGTGGGCTGCGGATTCTGCAACGTCCAGAACTTCTACGGGGCGCGGTTCCGCACACGGCCGCCGGAACAGATCGAGGCGGAGCTCATGGAGGTCTTCGGGCCGCGTCCGCCCCAGGCGCGCTGGAAGGAGTGGATAGCCCGCCACTGGCACGCAGACATCCCCTACTTCATCGAGAAACGGCTGCTCTACGTGATGGACTCGAACCTCATGTCCGAGCCTGCGCATGCCCGTAAGGTCTGCGAGGTGTTCAGGCGTGTCGACCTGCGCTGGTACGGCCACGTGAGCTTCAATGTGGCCAGGAACGACGAGATGCTCGACCTGCTCGCCGAATCCGGCTGCATGAGTGTGAATATCGGGTTCGAGTCGCTGAATCAGGCGACCATAAACGCCGTGGGCAAGCACACCAACCGGGTGACGGAATACGCTGAATGCGTCCGCAAGCTGCACGAACGCGGTATCGGCGTGATGGGCACGTTCATCGTGGGATTCGACGAGGACGGGCCGGAAGTCTTCGACCGTATTGCAGATTTTGCCTTGGAAAACCAGCTGGAAACGGCGTTTACGCTCATCCTCACGCCATTGCCCGGCACGCGCGTATACGAAAGGATGGAGGCCGAGGGCCGCATCACCAGCCGCGACTGGCAGGACTACGACCACGGCTCCGTCGCGTTCACCCCCCGCAACATGACGCCGAGCCAGCTCCACTGGGGCATGCGCTCCTGCTGGAAACGCATCTACTCCTTGCGCGGCATACGGCGGCGCATCCTGCGCAGGCCATTCGTCCGGCCCTTCTTCTTTTTGCCCATCAACCTGGGCTTCCGCAAATGCCTGCGGCTCATCGTGTCCGATTCAATCTGGCAGCCGCCTGCCGGGTGA
- a CDS encoding 3-hydroxyacyl-ACP dehydratase FabZ family protein — MRADDRTIELVLPHRPPMLFVERVEDIAPGVRGVGFRAVPADDPMAAPGGTFLPWLQAIEMIAQTAAIVAKLIDPVPDTPSVRAPGYLAGFNAKSHGSIHLPAELRAEVEITKNWGPLAMISGVVFADDVKVVEADVTISTSIPK; from the coding sequence ATGCGCGCCGACGACCGGACCATTGAACTCGTACTGCCGCACCGGCCGCCCATGCTCTTTGTGGAACGGGTGGAAGACATCGCCCCCGGCGTGCGTGGCGTAGGTTTTCGCGCGGTGCCGGCGGACGATCCCATGGCGGCGCCGGGCGGAACCTTCCTCCCCTGGCTGCAGGCCATTGAGATGATCGCGCAGACAGCGGCCATAGTGGCAAAGCTAATTGATCCTGTGCCGGACACGCCGTCCGTCCGCGCTCCTGGTTACCTTGCCGGGTTCAACGCGAAAAGCCACGGCTCCATCCACCTGCCGGCAGAGTTGCGCGCCGAGGTGGAAATCACCAAAAACTGGGGCCCCCTGGCCATGATCTCCGGCGTTGTATTTGCGGACGACGTGAAGGTCGTCGAGGCGGACGTCACCATCTCCACCAGTATTCCCAAATAG